In Rattus norvegicus strain BN/NHsdMcwi chromosome 1, GRCr8, whole genome shotgun sequence, a genomic segment contains:
- the LOC134484926 gene encoding zinc finger protein 431-like, protein MVTVVQMYGMFQDALTYDDVHVNFTREEWALLDPSQKSLYKDVMQETYKNLTAIGYNWEDHTIEEHCQSFRRHGR, encoded by the exons ATGGTTACTGTTGTACAAATGTATGGGATGTTTCAGGATGCATTGACCTATGATGATGTACATGTGAACTTCACTCGAGAAGaatgggctttgctggatccttcacagaagagtctctacaaagatgtgatgcagGAGACCTATAAGAACCTCACTGCTATAG GTTACAATTGGGAAGACCATACTATTGAAGAACATTGTCAAAGTttcagaagacatggaaggtaa
- the LOC134485287 gene encoding zinc finger protein 431-like encodes PQVKRFFSLVNVVKLSHGPTIYLCRHERCHTGEKPSENTQCGKAFAQHSHLQRHKSTHTGEKLYECKPRDKAFTYDSQLQTLERIHTGEKPYKCNQCGKAFERRCNLGKHKLIHTGRKSYKCNQCGKAFARHSHLKTHGITHTGEKPYECDQCGKAFAYHSYLQVHKRIHTGEKPYECNQCGKAFVGQNDLKRHERIHTGEKPYKCNECDKGFGHHQNFRMHKMMHAGEKPYKCNQCGKAFSQNSHLQTHKSTHTGEKPYKCDQCGKAFTSHSYLQVHKRIHTGEKLCECEQCGKAFTSHSYLQVHKRIHTGENLYECNQCGKTFASHSYLQVHKRIHTGEKLYECDQCGKAFASHSYLQVHKRIHTGEKLYECDQCGKAFASHSHLQVHKRIHTGEKPYVCDQCGKDFVVQSDLKRHKRTHTGEKPYKCNECGKAFVGQNDLKKHKRKHTGEKPYKCNECGKAFVWNGSLRTHKVIHSGEKPYKCNECGKAFACNSSLRTHKAIHTGVKPFKCKHCGKAFVGQNYLKKHERIHTGEKLYKCNECGKAFVFDSSLRKHKAVHTGVKP; translated from the coding sequence CCACAGGTAAAAAGATTCTTTAGTTTagtgaatgtggtaaagctttcCCATGGGCCAACTATCTATCTTTGCAGGCATGAAAGatgtcatactggagagaagccctctgaaaatactcagtgtggtaaagcctttgcacaacatagtcatctccaaagacataagagcacacatactggagagaaactctatGAATGTAAGCCACGTGATAAAGCCTTTACATACGATTCTCAGCTTCAAACTCTTGAAAGgattcatactggagaaaaaccctacaaatgtaatcaatgtggtaaagcttttgaACGTCGTTGTAATCTTGGAAAGCATAAACTAATACATACTGGAAGAAAATCCTACAAAtgcaatcagtgtggtaaagcctttgcacgacACAGTCATCTCAAAACGCATggaataacacatactggagagaaaccttacgaatgtgatcaatgtggtaaagcctttgcatatcatagttatctccaagtacataaaagaatacatactggagagaagccctatgaatgtaatcaatgtggtaaagcctttgtaggtcagaatgatcttaaaaggcatgaaagaattcatactggagagaaaccctacaaatgtaatgaatgtgataaaggcTTTGGACATCACCAAAATTTTCGAATGCATAAAATGATGCATgctggagaaaaaccctacaaatgcaatcaatgtggtaaagccttttcacaaaACAGTCATCTCCAAacacataaaagcacacatactggagagaaaccttacaagtgtgatcaatgtggtaaagcctttacatctcatagttatctccaagtacataaaagaatacatactggagagaagctctgTGAATGTgagcaatgtggtaaagcctttacatctcatagttatctccaagtacataaaagaatacatactggagagaatctctatgaatgtaatcaatgtggtaaaacctttgcatctcatagttatctccaagtacataaaagaatacatactggagagaagctctatgaatgtgatcaatgtggtaaagcctttgcatctcatagttatctccaagttcataaaagaatacatactggagagaagctctatgaatgtgatcaatgtggtaaagcctttgcatctcatagtcatctccaagtacataaaagaatacatactggagagaagccctatgtatgtgatcaatgtggtaaagactTTGTAGTTCAGAGTGATcttaaaagacataaaagaacacatactggtgagaaaccttacaaatgtaatgaatgtggtaaggcctttgtaggtcagaatgatcttaaaaaacataaaagaaaacatactggagagaaaccttacaaatgtaatgaatgtggtaaagcctttgtatggAATGGTAGTCTCCGAACACATAAAGTAATACAtagtggagagaaaccttacaaatgtaatgaatgtggtaaagcctttgcatgtaaCAGTAGTCTCCGAACACATAAAGCAATACATACTGGAGTGAAACCTTTCAAATGTAAGcactgtggtaaagcctttgtaggtcagaattacctt